The window TAACGGCTTTCTGACCGCGCTGGTGCAGGCCGGCTTGCTGGGGGCGCTGGCGCTGGCGGCGATCTTTGTCGTCGCCGCCTGGAATGCGGCAAGGGTGCTGCGCCTGAGCACCGATCCGGTAGAGCGGTTCGGCGCAACGATGATCATGATCACCGTCATCACCTATCTGATCGGCGGCCTGAGCGGCATTCTAATCGGTCATGACATCCTCGATGCGACGCTGATGGTGTTCCTGATTTCCGGGACCTATCTGGCTTGCGGGCGAACGGTGCTACCGGTCAGGGAAGAGACCAGTTCCTCAATCGCGGCCGTCAGCCGGCAGCCATGAAGGTCCTGGTCACCGGCGCGACAGGTTTCATCGGGCGCCAGGTCGTCGCCCGGTTGCACGGGACCGGGTTCGATGTGAGGATCGCAACGCGCCGGCCGGAAAAGCTGGCGACCGCAGAGGACGCGGTGCTGCTGCCCGGCGTCGATGCGCCGGACGACGCCTTCCTGGCAATGATGAGCGACGTGGCGCATGTCATTCACTGCGCAGCGCTCAACAACGACCATGATGCCGGCGAGGCCGACTACCGGGCCGCCAACGCGACGCTGACTACCCGGCTGGCCAAAGCAGCAGCCGCACGCACCGGTGGGCGTTTCGTCTACCTTTCCTCGATCCGCGCGGTCGCTGGTCCCGGCTTCAGCGGCACCATCGACGAAGCGACGCCCCCGGCCCCCCAAAATGCCTATGGCCGCTCCAAGCGTGAAGGCGAGGTCGGAGTGTCCGCGGCCTATGCGCCTGCCAACCGGCAAGATGCGACGGCGTTACGTCTGCCGCCCGTGTATGGCGAAGGCATGAAGGGAAACATGGCCGCGCTGATGCGGCTCGCCGATACCGCCCTGCCGCTGCCGACCAGCGCGTTCGCTGGCGTCCGTTCGCTGATTTCGTCCGACGCGGCGGCAGGTGCGGTGCTGCACCTTCTGACCCGTCCCGGACCGCTTCACCCGGCCTATGTCGCGGGCAGCGCCGCGCCGCTCGCGATGTGCGAAATCATCGCCGCGTTCCGGCACGGTTTCGGCCGCCCGGCGCGGCTTTTTCCCATGCCGCCGCGGCCGCTGCGGCTGACGGCGGCGCTGCTTGGCAAAGGCGCGTCCTGGCAAGCCTTGACTGCGACGCAGATCTGCGATCCGGCGCTGCTTATGTCGGAAGGCTGGATGCCGGAGACCGACACGATCGAGCGGCTTCGCGAACTGGCGCGCCGAAGCTCCGCTCAGGCTGGGTAGAGGGTCCCCAGCAAGATCGTGACATCGAGAGCGACCGAGGCAGCTTTGAGATAGGCGGCATCGGTCTCGGCGCAGAGTTTCGGATCGGACATGTCGATGCCCTTGATCTGCGCGAGCCCGGTCATGCCCGGAAGCGCTCCCAGCACACCCAGTTCGGTACGCCGTTCGATAAGTTCCGTCTGCATCGGCAGGCACGGACGCGGCCCGACCAGGCTCATCTCGCCCTTGAGCACGTTCCAGAGCTGCGGCAACTCGTCGATCTTGGTCCTGCGCAGCACCTTGCCGACGGCGGTGACCGAGTCCTCCGGCACCTCGTGGGTAGGCAGCGACGGCGTTCCCAGATACATCGTGCGCAGCTTGTGGCAGGCAAAGAGGACGCCTCCCCGCCCGACCCGAGCTTGAGAAAAGATGGCGGGTCCGGCCGACGTCGCAAGGATCGCGAGCATGGCGGCAAGCAGCATAGGCGACGCCACCACCAGCATCAGCGCCGCGACAATCAGATCGAAAGCGCGCTTCGCCGTCACCGGTCAGATCCGGCGCCAGAGGAATGCGAGGTACAGCCCCAACGTGCCCATGAAGGTCTGCCTGTAGACCCCACTTCTGCCGAGCAGCCTGAATCGTCTGAGAACATTGCCCTTTCGCGCCTTGATGAACAGGCGAAGGCAAAGTGCTGCGTCGTGTGTGAGCAGGTCCCGGTTGACGGCAAGGCCATTGAGATTGGTATCGGTCCATGAGGCGAGCTGGCCCTTGAACAGGCGCCCGATTCTCGAAAACCTCGCCTTCCAGGAGGCATTGGCGCCGACCAGGTTCGTCGCATGCTGGCGGTACCGCACGAGCGGCCGCGGCTCGTAGCGGACCATGCCGCCGGCGGCGGTCACGATAAGATAGGCCCACCAGTCGTGGCTGACGAATTCGGTTGTTGCCGATGCCTTCGCCAAAAGCTCGCGCGCGGCGCGGTTGAGCAGCATGGTGTTGCCGCCGGCGATGCTCTGCACCAGAGCGTTGCGAAACGAAGGCGGACGCCGAAAGAGCGGCGAATAGCCGGCCTGAACGCCGGTCTCCGTGATGGTCGCGGTCCTGGAACAGAACAGCAGCGGTGTTTGCGCGGCCTGCGCCTGCATCCAGCGGATGGCGCTCTCCAGCCGGTCCGGCTCCCAGACATCGTCCTGATCGCAGAACGCGTAGTAGTCGGCGTGGATGCGCGGATCGACGATCATCGAGCGGAAATTGGCCGCGAAGCCTTCTCGCGGGCCGTCCACCAGCGTCACCCGGCCCTTGTTCCAGCGGGTCCGCCACGACTCGACGATCGAGGTCGTGCCGTCGGTCGAGCCGTCGTCGGAAATCCAGAGATCGACGAGAGGCCATGATTGCGCGAGCAGGGATGCCAATTGCTCACCGATGAATGCCGCGCCGTCCTTGGTGCCCAAAAGAACGGCCACGCGCTGATCTTGGGTTGTCACGTTTTTCACTTACCTGCGGGCGCTCCACAGGCTCAATAGCCAATTGCGGGCGGGCAGGACAGGCCTAACCCGTCTGTTCCGCCGTTTTTGGCCCTGCCTGCGCACGCGCGAGATCGGCATCTTCTTCCGGCTGGTGAAGCCCCGCCAGCACGGCAAGGGCGGCAGCCTTGTCCTGATCCCGCATGGCGGCCTGCAGCGCGGCAAGTGCCGCCTGGATTTTGGGCCATTTCACGACATCGGTCCTGAGGCCGAAGACCTTGGCGGTGTCGAGCTTGACGATCTCCTCGTCCTCGCCATGCAGCGCCTCGTGCAGCTTTTCGCCGGGCCTGATGCCTGTGAAGCGGATCGGAATGTCGGTATGAGGGCTCTTGCCGGCCATGCGGATCATGGTTTCGGCGACTTCGAGGATCGGCACGGGTTTCCCCATGTCGAGCATGTAGATGGCATAGTCCTCGCCCTGGCGCTGCTGGGCGTCGGCAGCCGACATTATGACGAGGTCGACGGCTTCCGCCACCGTCATGAAATAGCGGGTCATGCGCCGGTCGGTGATGGTGACCGGACCGCCGGCCTCGATCTGGGCCTGGAAGATGGTCGCCACCGAGCCGTTGGAGCCAAAGACATTGCCGAAGCGCACGGCGATGAACTTGGTGCCGGGGTGACGGCCGACGGCATCATGGCCGTTCGCCGCGCCGGTGTAGGGCCCGGACGACGCGGCATGGGTTTCGTGCAGCGAAGAGACGATCTGCTCGGCTGCCCGCTTGGTGACCCCGAGCATGGAAGACGGGTCGACGGCCTTGTCGCTGGAGACGAGCAGGAACTGCGGCACCCCGCATTTCGCGGCGACCTCGGCGCAGGCGAGCGTGCCGAAGATGTTGGTCTCAATCGCCGCTTCCCAGTTTTCCTCGAGCAGCGGCACGTGTTTCAGCGCTGCCGCATGAAAGATGATCGATGGTTGGAAGTCGCCGACGAGGCGCATCATGTGGCGCCGGTCGGTGACGTCGACGATGCGGCTCGTCAGCCGATCGCGATCGTTCTCGTCGATCAATTGGTCGAGCTGGAAAATGCCGAATTCGGAAATGTCGGCTACCAGCACCGCCGCGGCGCCGAGCTCCAGCGCGCGCTTGACCAGAACGCGGCCGATGGAGCCGGCGCCGCCGGTCACCAGCACGCGCTTGCCGCCGATAAAGGCGCCGATGCGCCCGATGTCGGTGGTAACCGCCGAACGGCGCATGATGGTTTCCATTTCGACGGCGTCGAGAACCAGCTTGCCGCCCTGCCCCAGCTCCGAAAGGCCGGAGAACTGGACGACGGCGATGCCGCTATGGCGGGCGACGCGCACCAGTTCGGCATAGTCCTCGATATCGCGCTCGGCGCCCTTGCCGAAGATCAGAAGGTCGAGATTGGCCGTGCCGTTGACGAAATCCTCCAGCACCTCGACCAGGCGCGGACGGACCGCCACCACGGGGACGCCCTGGATCTGCATGCCGAGCGGCGCATCGGCCTCGGTCGCCATGATGCCGGCGATGGCATATTCCGCCGGCACGGCGGTGCGGGTGAAGCGGACGATGACGTCGGCCTGGCTCAGCCGGCCGATGAACAGCGCCTGCTTGATGGAAGCGTCGCCGGCAGCGCGGCGCAGAATGCGCCAGCTCGCGCCATCGCGCAGGAACCGGTAGTAAAGCCTCGGCGCGGAAATGATGGTGAAGGAGACCAGGAAAAAGACGATGAACTGGCGCTCGTTGAGGCCGGCAACGGGCTGAAAGGAGCGGAATGCGAGCGAAGACAGATAGAGAACCACCGTCAGGATGCCGCAACTCTTCAGGATGTTGAAGAAATCGGGCGTGGACGCAAAGCGCCATACGGTGTTGTAGAGGCCGCAATAGCGAAACAACAGATGGGCGAGCAGCACGATGAGCGCCCAGCAGGCCAGCCCGCCATAGGAGAACGCGTCGAACGAAAGCCGCGACTGCGACAGGGTCAGGCTAAGCGCCACCGCCACCAGGACCATGACGAGATCCTGGACCATGATGATGGCTTGCCGCATCCTGGGTCTGAGACCCGATACGGCTTCTACATATAAGGTCATCAGAAAGTACTGAACTCCCGGGCGTAGATTAGCAGACCGGCGCCGGATGGAACATCATCCCTGTCGCCACTCCAGATTGCAATCCCCAGTCCCGTACCCCCACTATCGCATTAGCGCGGAGCCGAGAGCATCGCCAGAGATTTTTGGAACATAAGCCGGCGGGAGCTGACGATTTTGTTCCGGTGTGACATCGATTTAAAGGCCGACCGGCCGGAACGCGATATTGTTCAACAGACGTTGCTAATTTTTCTCAAAACAATGTCACGGGCGCGCGACGCATTTTCGGTCCGGCTAAGATATCGTGCGGTCAAATTGGATAGCCGGACTAAAGGTTTCCGGGTCAACTTTGGGAGCCGAAAACTGGTGCTTGTCATCGATGCGCTCATCGCGCATATGTCTTGTGCCCCCCGGGGGATCGATTTGTAACCAGCATATGCCCGTCGCTTTGATCGTATCAAACACCATCTTCCGTCCGCACGCGGCAGCACTCATTCGCACGTTGTCCCCCCGGCCCTCTCGTGCCACCCAGGTCACCTGTGGGCGGTTGCATGACAGGCAGCGCGGGCAGCATTCCTGCCCGTTGGAAACAATGTGATGGCGTATATTTCGATCGAAAACCTAACGGTTGAATTCGCGGTTTTCGGTGCCAATTCGCGGTCGCTCAAGAACAGTATTGTGTCCCAGGCGACTGGCGGCCGTGTCATGGCCGGAGCGCGAGACATCGTAACCGTGCGCGCCATCGACAGCCTCAATCTCGAAATCAAGGACGGTGACCGGGTCGGCCTGATCGGTCACAATGGCTCGGGCAAGACGACGCTTCTGCGTGTCCTTGCCGGTATCTACAAGCCGACACGCGGGGCCATTACGATGGAAGGGCGCATTGGGGCATTGCTGGACCCCAATGCGGGCATAGATCTCGAATCGACGGGCATCGAGAACATCTATCTTCGCGGCTATATGCTGGGGATGAGTCGGCGCGAAATCGCTGCCAAGCTCGACGATATCGCTGAATTCACCGAACTCGGCGAGTTCCTGGCCCTCCCAATGCGAACCTATTCGGCCGGTATGTTCGCGCGACTCGCCTTCGCAATCTCGACCGCCGTTCATAATGACATCCTGCTGATCGACGAAGGAATCGGTGCCGGCGACGCCGCCTTCCAGAAAAAGGCTCAGCGGCGGATTGAAGGGCTCTTCGATCGCACACCGATCGTCATCCTGGCGAGCCACTCCGAAGGGCTGATCTCGGAATTCTGCAATCGCCGCATCGAGATGGAGCACGGCGTGTTGAAGTCGGCAGCGTAGAGCAGCTTGCGACTGCCCAACGAGTCCAACCGCCTCCGCTCACAATAGACCATGAGCCCGTAGTTTTTCCGGGATGCCCCAGAATGCCATTGGTTCATAGTCGGGATAGGAATAATGTCCGAAATTGAAGCGGATGTCGCTTTTGCGGTCCATCCGCCACTGCTCGACCAGCCGCCGAATTGAAACCGGCTGACCGCTGGAGCAATTGATTATCCCGGCGCAGGACGGCGTATCGAGGAGGCCTGCTACGATCCGTCCGATCTCAGGGGCGGGCAGGTAGTCGCGAAGCTGTTCTCCGCCGGACATGTCGAAGCTGGCGTCGCCTCGATCGATGGCGGCATCGAGTTGCGCCAGTAAGCTGCGCGGGTTCTGCCCCTGACCAAATGTATAGAACAGCCGGACCCACTGGACCACGAATCCTCGCTCAAGGGCCAGATATTCCAAGGACTTCCGCAATGTATCCTTTGCCAATCCGTAGGGGGTAGATGGAAATGTCCGGTCATCTTCTCTTAGCGGGCCGTTCTGTACTCCATACTCAAGACAGGTGCCGGTGACCAGAATCTGCGAGACCCCTTCCGCTGCAACTGCGGAGAGGAATTTGAGGTCGGCGCCAAGGTTTGTCGTTAGGTGGAAGCTCCCCTGGTAATTAGGCAGGCCAGACCAGGCCAGGTGGATGATCCGCTGGCATTCGCGCGACCGCGCTACGGCTGGACCCGGATCGGTCTGCAAGTCGCACTCGACCCAGTCGAGGCCGTCGTTGCCCAGCAACGCGCTGGCCCGACGGGCATCCCGCACCACAGCCAGGACCGGCGTGCCGGTGGCCCGCAGCGCATTCACCACATGGCGGCCGATGAAACCAGTTGCTCCGGTCAGCAGGATCATGGCTGGAGGACTTGCAGGCCCGGTACGGCAACGACGAACCGGCATCCCCATCTCGACACCAAGGGCCCCTCCTGGCCGACGACTTCTTCGGCAATATTCCAGGGAAGGATCACCAGATAGTCGGGCTTGATCTCGCTGATCCGCTCAACAGGCAGGATGGGAAGGTGGCTGCCGGGCATCAATTTGCCCTGCTTGGAGGGGGCTCTGTCGAATACGCACGCGATCAGATCGGTCTTGACGCCGGCGTAGTTCATCAGCGTGTTTCCTTTTGCGGCCGCGCCATAACAGGCCACCGTCTTCCGGCCGGCCTCGCAATCGAGCAGAAAGCGCAGGAAGTCGTTTTTGACCTTGTCGGCTCGTGACTGGAACGAGGTGTAGGTCTCAACCTTCGTCAGCCCGAAGGCCTTCTCGCGCTCGATCATGTCATTGACGTTGGAGGCTGTCGGCCGCGGGTCGTCATCGTGGCAGCCATAGATGCGCAGGCTGCCGCCGTGAGTGGACAGTTCTTCCACATCGAAGATGCGCAGTCCGCAGGCGGCGAACACCTTGGCGACCGCGATCAAGGACAGATAGGAGAAGTGCTCGTGATATACCGTATCGAACTGATTGTGCATGATAAGCCGCAAAAGGTGCGGAAACTCGAGATTGATCGTCCCCCCTTGCGCCAGGGCGATCCTAAGCCCATTCGTGAAATCATTGATGTCCGGCACGTGCGCATAGACGTTGTTGCCGCAGATCAGCTGCGCCTGGCGTCGGTCGGCGACGATGGTTCGGGCGGTATCCGCACCGAAAAATTCCCGAACGACCGGTATGCCCAGAAGCTCGGCCGCCGCCGCAGTGCTGTCGGTAGGCTCGACGCCCAGGCAGGGTATGCCGGCATCGACGAAGTTCCTGAGCAGGTAGCCGTCATTGGAAGCGACTTCGATGACGAAG is drawn from Mesorhizobium sp. B1-1-8 and contains these coding sequences:
- a CDS encoding sugar transferase produces the protein MLVVASPMLLAAMLAILATSAGPAIFSQARVGRGGVLFACHKLRTMYLGTPSLPTHEVPEDSVTAVGKVLRRTKIDELPQLWNVLKGEMSLVGPRPCLPMQTELIERRTELGVLGALPGMTGLAQIKGIDMSDPKLCAETDAAYLKAASVALDVTILLGTLYPA
- a CDS encoding class I SAM-dependent methyltransferase, whose amino-acid sequence is MICRHCKAELKHKFLDLGFAPPSNAYLHRDQLMAHEITLPLRIRVCDNCWLVQTEDYADASMLFNGEYAYFSSASRGWLDHARTYARKVIQSLALDDKSFVIEVASNDGYLLRNFVDAGIPCLGVEPTDSTAAAAELLGIPVVREFFGADTARTIVADRRQAQLICGNNVYAHVPDINDFTNGLRIALAQGGTINLEFPHLLRLIMHNQFDTVYHEHFSYLSLIAVAKVFAACGLRIFDVEELSTHGGSLRIYGCHDDDPRPTASNVNDMIEREKAFGLTKVETYTSFQSRADKVKNDFLRFLLDCEAGRKTVACYGAAAKGNTLMNYAGVKTDLIACVFDRAPSKQGKLMPGSHLPILPVERISEIKPDYLVILPWNIAEEVVGQEGPLVSRWGCRFVVAVPGLQVLQP
- a CDS encoding NAD-dependent epimerase/dehydratase family protein, which encodes MKVLVTGATGFIGRQVVARLHGTGFDVRIATRRPEKLATAEDAVLLPGVDAPDDAFLAMMSDVAHVIHCAALNNDHDAGEADYRAANATLTTRLAKAAAARTGGRFVYLSSIRAVAGPGFSGTIDEATPPAPQNAYGRSKREGEVGVSAAYAPANRQDATALRLPPVYGEGMKGNMAALMRLADTALPLPTSAFAGVRSLISSDAAAGAVLHLLTRPGPLHPAYVAGSAAPLAMCEIIAAFRHGFGRPARLFPMPPRPLRLTAALLGKGASWQALTATQICDPALLMSEGWMPETDTIERLRELARRSSAQAG
- a CDS encoding NAD-dependent epimerase/dehydratase family protein, giving the protein MILLTGATGFIGRHVVNALRATGTPVLAVVRDARRASALLGNDGLDWVECDLQTDPGPAVARSRECQRIIHLAWSGLPNYQGSFHLTTNLGADLKFLSAVAAEGVSQILVTGTCLEYGVQNGPLREDDRTFPSTPYGLAKDTLRKSLEYLALERGFVVQWVRLFYTFGQGQNPRSLLAQLDAAIDRGDASFDMSGGEQLRDYLPAPEIGRIVAGLLDTPSCAGIINCSSGQPVSIRRLVEQWRMDRKSDIRFNFGHYSYPDYEPMAFWGIPEKLRAHGLL
- a CDS encoding ABC transporter ATP-binding protein encodes the protein MAYISIENLTVEFAVFGANSRSLKNSIVSQATGGRVMAGARDIVTVRAIDSLNLEIKDGDRVGLIGHNGSGKTTLLRVLAGIYKPTRGAITMEGRIGALLDPNAGIDLESTGIENIYLRGYMLGMSRREIAAKLDDIAEFTELGEFLALPMRTYSAGMFARLAFAISTAVHNDILLIDEGIGAGDAAFQKKAQRRIEGLFDRTPIVILASHSEGLISEFCNRRIEMEHGVLKSAA
- a CDS encoding nucleoside-diphosphate sugar epimerase/dehydratase encodes the protein MTLYVEAVSGLRPRMRQAIIMVQDLVMVLVAVALSLTLSQSRLSFDAFSYGGLACWALIVLLAHLLFRYCGLYNTVWRFASTPDFFNILKSCGILTVVLYLSSLAFRSFQPVAGLNERQFIVFFLVSFTIISAPRLYYRFLRDGASWRILRRAAGDASIKQALFIGRLSQADVIVRFTRTAVPAEYAIAGIMATEADAPLGMQIQGVPVVAVRPRLVEVLEDFVNGTANLDLLIFGKGAERDIEDYAELVRVARHSGIAVVQFSGLSELGQGGKLVLDAVEMETIMRRSAVTTDIGRIGAFIGGKRVLVTGGAGSIGRVLVKRALELGAAAVLVADISEFGIFQLDQLIDENDRDRLTSRIVDVTDRRHMMRLVGDFQPSIIFHAAALKHVPLLEENWEAAIETNIFGTLACAEVAAKCGVPQFLLVSSDKAVDPSSMLGVTKRAAEQIVSSLHETHAASSGPYTGAANGHDAVGRHPGTKFIAVRFGNVFGSNGSVATIFQAQIEAGGPVTITDRRMTRYFMTVAEAVDLVIMSAADAQQRQGEDYAIYMLDMGKPVPILEVAETMIRMAGKSPHTDIPIRFTGIRPGEKLHEALHGEDEEIVKLDTAKVFGLRTDVVKWPKIQAALAALQAAMRDQDKAAALAVLAGLHQPEEDADLARAQAGPKTAEQTG
- a CDS encoding glycosyltransferase family 2 protein encodes the protein MAVLLGTKDGAAFIGEQLASLLAQSWPLVDLWISDDGSTDGTTSIVESWRTRWNKGRVTLVDGPREGFAANFRSMIVDPRIHADYYAFCDQDDVWEPDRLESAIRWMQAQAAQTPLLFCSRTATITETGVQAGYSPLFRRPPSFRNALVQSIAGGNTMLLNRAARELLAKASATTEFVSHDWWAYLIVTAAGGMVRYEPRPLVRYRQHATNLVGANASWKARFSRIGRLFKGQLASWTDTNLNGLAVNRDLLTHDAALCLRLFIKARKGNVLRRFRLLGRSGVYRQTFMGTLGLYLAFLWRRI